The region GGGCGCCCGGGTGGAGATCCGCGTTCCTTATTACAAGAGCAGCGGCGCTTTTACCGATCCGACCCATAAAAAATTTTTTACCGAGTCAAGCTTTGATTATTTTGCGAGTGAGCATCCCTACCATTATTATACGAAGGCCAATTTTGAAATAATCTCCGTAAAACTCATCGCCCATAAAAAATTCAAAGATTGGAAGCATTTTTTCAGGAATTTAATTCCCCTAAAGCCTTTATTCAACCATTTTTTATTTAACATTTATGATGAAATTTATTTTGAACTTAAATGTTTGAAATAAATAAAAATTGTCAACCCCATGGATTTATTTTTTATATTTTTTATTTTTTTTCTCGGTCTGCTTGTCGGCTCCTTTTTAAACTGCTTGGTTTGGCGCCTTTACAAAGAGGAGGGGATGTGGAACCGTTCCTATTGCCCGGCCTGCCGCCAGCCAATCGCCTGGCATGACAATATTCCTATTTTGAGTTTTATTCTGTTGGGCGGGAAATGCCGCCATTGCCACGGGAAAATTTCCTGGCAATACCCAATCGTCGAACTAGTGGCAGGGGTTTTATTTGTTTTGTCTTTTTATTTAAATTTTAAGACTTTTGCCTCTGCCTTACTTCCTAATTTTCAATTTTTCCCAGACTTGGCAAGCGAAGCGGGGCGGGCAATTTTTAACCTTGCCTACCGGCAGGCAGGTTTTCAATTACTTTTTACTTTTAACTTTTTACTTTTAATTTTGAAGGATTGGTTTATAATCGCGGTGATGATTGTCATATTTATTTATGATCTGCGCTGGTATTTGATTTTAGACAAAGTTACTTTGCCCGCTTGTTTGGCGGTTTTTATTTT is a window of Patescibacteria group bacterium DNA encoding:
- a CDS encoding methyltransferase domain-containing protein; amino-acid sequence: MGKKINLGCGEKRIDGFLGVDRLKTPAVDVIHDLNKFPYPFADNSAQEILMDNVLEHLEDTVRVMEEIFRICQPGARVEIRVPYYKSSGAFTDPTHKKFFTESSFDYFASEHPYHYYTKANFEIISVKLIAHKKFKDWKHFFRNLIPLKPLFNHFLFNIYDEIYFELKCLK
- a CDS encoding prepilin peptidase, with protein sequence MDLFFIFFIFFLGLLVGSFLNCLVWRLYKEEGMWNRSYCPACRQPIAWHDNIPILSFILLGGKCRHCHGKISWQYPIVELVAGVLFVLSFYLNFKTFASALLPNFQFFPDLASEAGRAIFNLAYRQAGFQLLFTFNFLLLILKDWFIIAVMIVIFIYDLRWYLILDKVTLPACLAVFIFNLALGVNWLSLVITGAIGASFFLIQFLVSRGRWIGGGDIRLGLLMGLALGQASHLILAILLAYFAGSVIGLGLIAFKKKKWKSEIPLGVFLSSATIFTLFFGDRIVNWYLGLF